One stretch of Chloroflexia bacterium SDU3-3 DNA includes these proteins:
- a CDS encoding response regulator — translation MTAKQTVLIIDDDLALQTVLEIALRDAGYEVVLANNGEEGIEKLHTLKPNLVMSDIMMPQLDGVETFQRMKETLQDEGIPVFIMTALSRKPWFADLEADGAVIIQKPFEIDQVLHLVRDLLS, via the coding sequence ATGACCGCAAAGCAGACCGTCCTAATCATCGATGATGATCTCGCGCTCCAGACGGTTCTTGAGATAGCTCTGCGCGATGCCGGCTACGAGGTGGTGCTGGCGAATAATGGCGAAGAGGGCATCGAGAAGCTGCACACGCTCAAGCCCAACCTGGTGATGAGCGATATTATGATGCCCCAGCTCGACGGCGTCGAGACCTTCCAGCGCATGAAAGAGACGCTGCAGGATGAGGGCATCCCCGTGTTCATCATGACAGCGCTGAGCCGCAAGCCCTGGTTTGCGGATCTAGAGGCCGATGGCGCGGTTATCATCCAGAAGCCCTTTGAGATCGATCAGGTGCTGCATCTGGTGCGCGACCTGCTTTCCTAA